In Candidatus Cloacimonadota bacterium, the DNA window TCATAAAATTCATATTTTGTGGGAATAAAGTATGGGAATAATGTCACGATGAACACCAGCATACCAAGATAAAAAAATAACGGCATTTCCCAACTTCTAAAAGTGATTTCCCACAATCCGATTGAAATAAGGAGGATGAAAATAAGCAGTAATATTGATGATAAAGGAAAATCCTTTAATGGGTGAGAGGTCCAACTTAAAACAGGATTATTCGACATTTTGTACAATCTCCCTGCATTTTTCAATTTCTTCTTTGATGGTTAGAATTTCGGAAAATATTGTTTTTGAGTTATACTTTGAACCGATCGTATTTATCTCACGATGCATTTCCTGTAAGATAAAGTTCAGAGTTTTCCCGATTTCGTTTTCCTTTTCGTTCAGGATATTAAGAAACTTATCGATATGATCTTCAATCCTGATAATTTCTTCGTTCACATCTGCTTTTTCGATATACAAAGCTGCTTCGAGCATAACTCTTTTATAATCATCGTCTTTTAGTTCAGAATCTAATATCTGCTCAATGTTTTTCATCATCTTCAGGTAAATTTTTTTCTTATGATTTGGGAATTCTTTTTTGATCTTATCTAATGCTTTTATCATTTCATTGAATGATTTTTTAATGAATTTCTTCATCGCTCTGCCTTCGATCA includes these proteins:
- a CDS encoding DUF1732 domain-containing protein; the protein is MNEKFPIHTFFLEKEILKQKEEKYEQNDIEKKVLITLKKAINEHQKMALIEGRAMKKFIKKSFNEMIKALDKIKKEFPNHKKKIYLKMMKNIEQILDSELKDDDYKRVMLEAALYIEKADVNEEIIRIEDHIDKFLNILNEKENEIGKTLNFILQEMHREINTIGSKYNSKTIFSEILTIKEEIEKCREIVQNVE